DNA sequence from the Penicillium psychrofluorescens genome assembly, chromosome: 3 genome:
CTAGCACTGGATCTAATGTTGGGCAGTATGTTCTTAGTGATATCTCTTCATGGACCAGCGGCTTCTTCCCAGGGTCCTTGTATGAGCTGTTGGAACGAAGCATCAAGTTCCCAAGTCATCTGAATGCGAATGGCCTTGATCCATCAACGGTACACGCGCAACTCCTCAATCTATCCCGTCACTGGGGCAATCCCCTGCACCGTGAAGCATTTCGAACCGACACCCACGACTTGGGATTTATGCTGATGCCAGCTCTCCAAAAGGACTGGGAATTGACAGGAAACCGAGAAAGTCTGGACTTCCTCATTACAGCGGCTCACAGCCTAGCTACCCGTTTTGATAAGAGAGTCAACGCTGTGCGCAGTTGGGATACCCTTGTCACTAAGCGACAAAACATTACTGATCAGGAGACCAATTTTTTAATTATCATTGATAGCATGTGTAGTGAGTCCTCCATCATGTACCAAATACTAAGCTGGGTAATTAGGATCTGACCCTACAGACATGGACCTGCTGTTTTACATAGGAAACTATACTGCGAACCAGACTTTGATTGATATCGCAACAGCACATGCACAAACGGTTCAACAGGATATTGTTAGAAAAGATTACTCGACATTTCATTGTTGTGATATTGATCCCCAAACCAACAAAATCATATTTCAAGAGACTGTCCAAGGATATAAAGATTGGTCAACATGGACTAGGTATGGGTTTCTGGCTTCTTTATTATATATGAATCCTTCAGGGCTGACTCTTAAATAGAGGTCAGGCGTGGGGGATTCTTGGCTATACGCAAACATATCGATGGACAAAAGATGCATCCTTTCTTCAGACGGCCAGAGGACTTGCAGATTACTTTGTTACGCAGCTATCCAGATCTGCTCATACGCATCCGTATGTTCCTCTGTGGGACTTTGATGCTCCCACCGTCAACGGGgtccttcctcctcgcgaCACCTCAGCTGGCCTCGTGGTTGCAAATGGTCTCCTACTGCTCCATGAGACACTCCAGGGGCATTCGCCGTATCTGGAGAATGCGATGAGGATTGTGAAAGAAACCATTGAATTGTCACTCTCACGTGATGCCGCTAACTTGACCGATGGATCGGGTGGGAATATCACCGTTCCCGCAGGACATTGGGACTCAATCTTGATGAATGCAACGATTGATAACAATGAATATGCTCTAGACCGCTCCAACAACACCGGTCTTGTGTATGCAGACTATTACTTTTTGCAGTTTGGAAATCGTCTTTTGGAACGAGGCTTTCCTCAGCAAAACTAGCTAGTGTGGCGGTAATGGTTTCAACACAATTTTCATCCAGATTGTGGTCGTATTTTGGTGATTCCTGTCTGTTTTGACCTTCTATAGGTTTAATTTGAAACGTATAAATTGGTATAAAACTACCCCCTAAAACAGCAGTAAGGATAAAGCACAGGAGGCAGAATAGCCTTATATACTCAATAGGCGAGAGTCAATCAATTGTATCCATGCCTTATATATGCGCATCTCACACTGgcttcatcatcaacctcttCGTGTCGACCTCAAACAGCGAGATCAGCTGCATGCGCAGGACTGACTTCGAAAAGCCGAAGATCCCAATAGGTATTCATTGAACTATTGTGGTACAAAAATGCGAATGGTGCCTTCTAACTTTGACTATATTCAGCGTTTAAAAATCCGCAACTCGATTGTGCGGAGGATCACATAAGAAAATGCTGCAAAGGCAAATCCCAGCTCGAAGCCAACGTCACCTCCTCTAGAGGTCGAGCCTGCTGTTTTGGCTATCGGGCCAACATACCAGGTTTGACTCATTCCACATACCATCCCGACAATTCCACAGCAGAAAGCAAGGAGAGCTGCAATGCCCGGTGGCAACTTTTCACGCTGATCATAGTCCTCTGGATGGTAGCCCGAAAAGCCTCGCCGAAACACAAAGTGCTCAGTGAGCGCAACACCTTCATATATGGCAAGCCAATATCCGATAAAATTCATGAAGTTTTCTAGGACAGCTTCGAAGTGGCTATAGCCGGGTATGGCAATGGCGATGTAAACACCGGTCGCAACTACTGTCCAGACGAAACGGGGGACATGGCGAGTCCACCGTCCCATCACCATGAGGGTAAGAGACACGGAGTAGATATTTGGGCAGTTGTTTGCAACAATCGATAGGGCAAGTATAACGCCGCAAAACTTGCCAAATCCGCCCAGCctggggaaaagaagagcaCCCAATAGGCCCCCAACTCCCGATTCATCATAGCCTTGTTGATATAGATTGTGACCATTGTTCTGCCCTGTGCTTGTGACAAGGGccaggcccagcagctcggtGAAGAGAAGCGTCGGATAAATCCCTAGCCACGTTGCGAGAAAGACTTTGCGACGCGGGCGATTGCTTGGTTGATATACTGTGTAGTCTGCCGCATAGCTGGTATAGCCAGTGCCAAACCCAAACACAGTAGACCCATAAGAAAGTACTTGTCCCAGTTCTGCGAGCCCGCTTTCCATTGGAATGTTCATGAAGTCCCCAGAATGAGCGAACACACCGATAACCACAAGGAAAACGATAAATGTGGGAATCCAGCTCCAAAATTCGTATGCGTGTACCACTTTGTATCCAAAGAAGACAATTAATAGTGTACAGAAAGCGATAATCAAGATGCCGGCAAAGCCTGGAACGTCCGGATTCACGGCGTTGATTATTTGTGCCCCCACAATGATGTTGGCAGCGGCCCAGCCGATACAGGCCAACACATTGAATAGCGCAACTGCATTTAGAAAAATATTAGTTGTATTCTGAAGTTGATCATTCATAAAACCTACTCAGCTTCACACCCCACCAGCCGAACCAAAACCTCGACAGGACCATTTGCCGTAGCCCAAAGGCCGCTCCGAATGTGGAAAAGAAGCATACCGTCATGACGGCAATCAGGTTGAAAAATATAATGATAAGCGTGCCATCCACAAAGTTGACATTGAACACCGGCTTGGCTAAAACTCCAATGGTGAACGATGGAACAACCATATTTGCGGCGAGCCACTAGATCGAAATTATTAGAACGAAAGTCATCGGAAAATGGCTGGAGTGGGAAGGAAGCACCATAGACCCAATGTTCCAGTAAGAACTGTCTGTTCTCTCATCCTCGGGGACACGCTCAATGCCTCGCAGCTCGACCTTGAATTTCGCGCCCAACCGTTGAAGTTTCGCATATGTTGAATTGCCGAATTCAAAGCTCGACGCTGGCACCGCGcccgcctcgtcctcgagcAATGAATTCCCCCCTGCAGGCTGCTTCTCTACATCTTTGTTCAATATATGATCCATAATCACCGTGGAGATACTGTTCGGATCGTCGCAGTTTTTAAAACCAAGGAGCAAGCGCTGTCTTTAATATCGCCTCAAATCACATGTAACCTACCGGACCCACGGGGGACTCCGATCCACAAGCCATGCTGGCTTCAAGTCCGGGGATATGTGGCGTTCCAGGTGCTGAGTTCCGCCTTGTCACGATAATAATAATTAGACTATGTGAACCTGGCCCCTAGTCCGGACCCCGCGTCCGGGATGGCGGGCGGGTCAAATGCCGCATAAAGTGCATCGCGCATAAAAGTACCCACCGATCCAGTAAGTCCTTCCATGTCATATCGTCATCAAGCCTTGGAGCTATGCTCCTTTGGTCTGGTACAGCCGGGATTCCACAAGCCGGCGTGACGGGAAACGCGGATTCCCGCGACGGATGCGGGGGTTAGCAATGATTGGAGCGGAGGCCGCCGAGACCCAGCAATTGCCGATCAAGCGAAGTCTGGGCGGAAGGAACTCAATCGAAGCACCAGCAATGCTTCGTGCAAATCGATCATTTGACTCATAGCGCTATCTCTAGAGATCGTTTATCTCTGCGGAGTATTTTAATAAACGCTCTCCCAACTGGGGAGAGGTGTCAAAGTCGGTCTGCGGCGTGATCCGCTGTCCTTCCATCGAGGTATTTAGACCAATTCATAATCTCTCTCCGAGCCCTCCGTCGTGCGAAATATTCCGACGGCTTTGTGGCATATCCGTTGGCTGTGTGCGTATCGGTCTAGTCTTTTGACCAACAAGTTCTCGGTTCTTGACAGAAATCAACATGACAGTCAATTCTGTGACAGATCCTATTGAGCTGCCTTTGATCGACATCTCACAGTCCGATGATCCTGGGGCGGGAAAAGCAATACTTGATGCCACAATCAAGTATGGCTTTTTTTACATCGACAGTAGAGCTACGGCCCTTACAAACGCCGATGTTGAGCAGGCCTTCGCTCTAGTATGTCTGGAAAACTTGCAGTTTTCACCTCCCCTCAGCTAAACATCCCTTGGCTTGAACTCTTGCCGTGACATGAATATCGTCATATAGTCGACTGTGTTTATTTTTACTCATATTCCTCAAACTAGAATCTGACACTAACATAAATTCAGTGCAAGGAGTTTTTCAAACTTCCAGTTGAAGAGAAGTCTCTCTATCGCAGGGGGCCAAACGTGAGAGCTATTCCGATTGCTTTCCACGACATTCTTCACAACACTGCTAACGTGAACTGGCCATGATTAGAATCGAGGATGGATCGGAATGCATGTCGAGACGCTCGACCCTGAGCGCCATGAGGTAGGTTCTCGAAAATCGGCATTGCTACTCTGACTTTAAATCTGACCAATGCATATAGCGTGGAGATTTTAAGGAGTCAGTCTAACTTATATTTGATGACCAGTAGCATCCGCTGATATTCCATTTTATTCACCAGGGCGATGAATATAGGGGAATTTAAAGATGGGAAAGCCCAGCAACAATTACCTCAATGTCTGGTAACCAACGAGGCGCATATCGCGCATTTCACAGATCTCTGCAATCGAATCTGCGGCCAGATCCTCAGGCTTCTGGCACTTGGTCTTGAGGTAAGCCCTGCACTGGGTTATTCGGGGAACTAGACTAACTGGAAACGAGATTCAGATGCAAGGAGACTTTTTCACTTCTAGGCATGATCCAGCAAAAGGCCCTACTGGCAATTCAATGCGATTGCTCTATTACCCAGCGGCGGTTTCCTCTTACCAACCAGACAAGGACATCCGAGCAGGAGCGCATTCAGACTACGGTAGTGTGACACTGCTTTTCCAGTGCCCTGGCCAGCCGGGGTTGGAAATTCTCACCCCAGCAAACGAATGGGCGCCAGTCCCAGTGTATCCCGATGGGAGAACCGATTTTCCTTTCCCACCAATCCTTGTTAACATTGGGGACATGCTGAGTTATTGGACGGATGGACTTTTAAAGTCAACGGTTCATCGGGTTGTCTTTCCTCCAGATGAGAAGAGCGGCCAGAACGACAAACCACAAGATCGCTATAGCATCGCGTTCTTCTGCCAGCCGGTCAGCAGCACAGAACTTGTACCGGTACCCAGCAAAATTGTGGCCGCTTACAGAGAtcagaagaaagaaaaggatCAACATGTAgttgtcggccatggtggcggtgtTCGTAATCTCCATCTTGACAAATATCGACTGACAGCTGGTGAGCATTTGCAAGCCCGCTTGCAGGCCACCTACATTTCAAGCTCCTAGACAAATAGTATCATAATTTCATATTATGTGGTATTCAATAAATCAGTTCTCCTCTTCACAGTCCAGTATGACTTGATTGCGAATAGTCTCCCATCCGAGGCTGCTATTTAATGCGGATTGTCTTCATTCTGGTCAAAATGCTCCCGTGCCCACGGACTCCGCAGTCGGATAGCCTTGCCTTTATagaagaagaggaatggAATCGGAACCAACAGGATAGAAATAAATCCGAGCAGACTAGATGCCCACTCGTAATCCAGCTTCTCGTACATCTGCGTAGCAAACAAGGGAAAACCGGCGCCGACAATATTGCGAACTAGGATCACACCAGCCAGCGCAGAGGCAGAGTATGTCTGGTAGCTGTCAACGACATAGTTCAGAATACTCAGAATAACAATATAGATCCCGGCACCAAATAGTGACGACGCGATAATAGGCACAATCCAGTGAACGGAGCGAAAGCTAGTCCAACCAAACCAGAAAAGACTGATTGGAATGAGGATAGCGCCTCCACGGGCCATCCACATCCGAGCTTCAGGAACACCTTTCCCGTCGTTTTCACTGACGCGACGGAGATAATATCGCTCCTGAAGCGGGTAGAAGCAGAAGGCGATCAAAGGGCCAATGGCAAGGCCCAGAAAAACGAGACCCTGCTGACCCGAGTTAAAGGGATGCCCCTTGGGAGGTCCAAAAACTAAAGGGATAGCCTCGTTGAACAGATATACGAGGCCGTATAGGAAACCGTTGTATATGGCCGAGAAGGTTGTGATAGGCTCCGAGAAAAGGAAGCGGAACGGTCGTGTGAGAGTGATGGCAAATAGCTCGTTCAGGCCCTTATTTTCGCTCGCATGCATATCCGTAGTAGATTCAGCGGATCGCAAATTTTCCTTTTGCATTTGCTTGCGGGCCCGTCGGGCCTTCTTCTGTAAAATGATCGAGTGTCGCGTCTCTGGCACAGTGAGGACCAGCAAGATCCAAATGCCCCCCGTCATTGCCATGAGAACCCAAAAAATCATCCGCCAACCAGCATTGAGTCCAATGTAGCCAGTGACCACTAGTGCCATCGGTGGACCAAACGTGGAACTCAGCCCATACACGGCCATGGGCCCACCACTCTCATTTCTCTCCCATAAGTCGCTGATACTTCCACCAGTATTGGTCAAAGGTGCACCCCCGGCACAGCCGGCGATGAACCGACACACGAGAATGGTGCCGATGTTAGGAGCCAAAGCGATtgggagctggaagatgaacAGGCAGAACCATGACACAACGTAGACCGGCTGGCGCCCAAAATACTCCGAGAGCGGAGCGAGGAGTACCGGGCCAATGGCATAGCCCAGCACGTACAGAGACAGGCATAACGTCGTGACCTCCGAAGAGACCCCGAATTCCTTCTGTATTCCCATCGCACCGGAGGAGATACCTCCCGCGCACCAGGTCCTGTATAACGGGTTAGTTCATGAAACCCATGCAAGGAGGCTGGAGCACATACGTGAACACATTAAGCATACTGACGAGGCATGTTATATACCACTTCCTCCATTTCGGCCAATTGCGGGGGTTGTCACGGTCGTCAACGGCATATTTGATGAGGATGGGTAACGCATCGTTGGGTTTGCTGCGTGCCGTAGCGATGGCCTGTTCCTCCGACAGCGCCAGTGTGGAGTTCTCTCGACAGGAGTCGCTGACTTTCTCAGCGTCCTGTATTTCGCCAGTCcggagctcctccgccggtGACATCATGGCTTCCATCTAGTGCTGCTGGCTGGAACAACTAGAGAAAAAGAGCCCTAGGGAAGTCGTAGATTATGTGAGGGGGAcacagaaaaagaaaaggaaaacgAAGAGGAGCGATAATAATGAGAGAAAAGTGTGTGGGTAGCGAAAAAGAATTGGAGCCTTCATCCCACGGAGAACATTCTTCTCCATAATTGCCCCCCAGCATTACCGAGACGGCTAGAGCTTGCCACCGGGTCGGCATTGGTTCAGTGGTTCGGGCTGCCGAAACAGAAAGCTATCGGCGGCCGCTGCTTGGCTCGGGGCTGCTCCACCCGAAAATCCCAATAGTAAATGTGGAGATGAGATATTTCTGTTTGTCACTAACCAGTATCTTATTACGCAAGAGGTGGGATTAGTTGTTTGACCGCAGCCGGGCGCTTTTGTTTCTCCCGGATGGTCGGGACATGTCTTCGGTCTATATAAATTGAAGGAGCCGACGGCGTAAAATATTCAAATTATCCTGCGTCTAGTAAAGCTACATAACTTTTTATCCGCCTAGAAGCTGTCCGTTTTCGTTGCAATCAATATCAATGCGGAAccttcttcccttccgcGTGATTCGCTCAGCATCAGCATGAGCCTCGATATCACCTTCCGTATCACCACTGCTAGTCCAGCTAACAAGACTCGAGGCTTTGGTCAGCGTATCCGCCGCACAAGGCTTACTTTCATCTAACGCTTTCCCTGCTGTCGTCCACCAACCCATCGAGAAGGTCCACCCATCAAACACCCCCCGCCTTTTcagctcgtcgtcgtcacACCATTCCGCTTCTGTAGGTATGAACTCAATCCCCAGCATCCGAGACCCGTATAGCAAGCTCGCAACGCCTGCGATACTACATGGATTGGTAGGCAAAATTCGTTTCGTCTGCATGAATGCCAGAGAAACCGCAGCACATAGGACCATAGCCCCCATGAGTCCTTCAAGAATGCGCATTGAGAGCTCATTTTGAACAAGATAGTCCCGCCCATGATGGAACACCGCCTCGTAAACTGGTGCTTTCGAAGTCATGGGTGACATCACCCATGATCGATTGAGGGGCTTGTCAAATGATTCGTGACCGTAGCTGTTCAAAGTCTGCGCCGTGACAATACCGAAGACCTCGTTGACACGGGATATGAGCCTCGATGGATCACTGAGCTCCTCCGCAGGGACTCCGTGAATTCCGTATATTAAAGCTTGTGTCATTGCAGAATCACCAGTGTTGTCTGGAGATTGGCCTCCTAAAGGCAACACATCAATCAAGAAGTTAAACATATCTCCAAAACCAACAAACAAGTTCTTCGCAGTAGTAATCGGCCGGGCTGATCCCTTTACCACTGTAGGCTCAAAGTCTggatcgaagaagaaagacgacATCTGCAGCCGGACGTCAACATCAACTTGTTCCATTGTCGCATTGCAGTCTATCACATGGTGGTTCGCGGAGGTATTGTATCTGGGGTCTCGATAGCATTTGCTCCATAACATGCGATGACTTGGACAATACGATGGGAGCCCAGGATAATCATAACCGATCCCTGAAGAGAGGCCATATCCTCTCGGTGCAGGGTTGGCTTCGTTTGGGGGCGCACACGAAGCGGACATAACGTCATTGCCACATTCGGGGGTTGGATCGCAATCCCAAATCTCACGGTACGTTGTTAATGCGTTCATGGATACGAGATCTCGCCATGTGCAGCTGCTGTTCTTGAGCTCTTGACAGTTGAGCCGGGCACGCAAAGCTGGCAGACGGGCTTGGACAACCCCATGCGAAGGGATATCATGGGTATTCGCGATATTAAACCGAGGGAAAGCAAGATTTTTGTAGGTCCATTGGGGGTAGGAAAGGTTTGATTGAATAACCATGCCTGCGATAGGGGCCGCCCAGGAGTCACGGGTATCACGA
Encoded proteins:
- a CDS encoding uncharacterized protein (ID:PFLUO_005787-T1.cds;~source:funannotate), whose product is MEQVDVDVRLQMSSFFFDPDFEPTVVKGSARPITTAKNLFVGFGDMFNFLIDVLPLGGQSPDNTGDSAMTQALIYGIHGVPAEELSDPSRLISRVNEVFGIVTAQTLNSYGHESFDKPLNRSWVMSPMTSKAPVYEAVFHHGRDYLVQNELSMRILEGLMGAMVLCAAVSLAFMQTKRILPTNPCSIAGVASLLYGSRMLGIEFIPTEAEWCDDDELKRRGVFDGWTFSMGWWTTAGKALDESKPCAADTLTKASSLVSWTSSGDTEGDIEAHADAERITRKGRRFRIDIDCNENGQLLGG
- a CDS encoding uncharacterized protein (ID:PFLUO_005786-T1.cds;~source:funannotate), giving the protein MSPAEELRTGEIQDAEKVSDSCRENSTLALSEEQAIATARSKPNDALPILIKYAVDDRDNPRNWPKWRKWYITCLVSMLNVFTTWCAGGISSGAMGIQKEFGVSSEVTTLCLSLYVLGYAIGPVLLAPLSEYFGRQPVYVVSWFCLFIFQLPIALAPNIGTILVCRFIAGCAGGAPLTNTGGSISDLWERNESGGPMAVYGLSSTFGPPMALVVTGYIGLNAGWRMIFWVLMAMTGGIWILLVLTVPETRHSIILQKKARRARKQMQKENLRSAESTTDMHASENKGLNELFAITLTRPFRFLFSEPITTFSAIYNGFLYGLVYLFNEAIPLVFGPPKGHPFNSGQQGLVFLGLAIGPLIAFCFYPLQERYYLRRVSENDGKGVPEARMWMARGGAILIPISLFWFGWTSFRSVHWIVPIIASSLFGAGIYIVILSILNYVVDSYQTYSASALAGVILVRNIVGAGFPLFATQMYEKLDYEWASSLLGFISILLVPIPFLFFYKGKAIRLRSPWAREHFDQNEDNPH